One genomic segment of Novosphingobium sp. RL4 includes these proteins:
- a CDS encoding murein L,D-transpeptidase catalytic domain family protein, with amino-acid sequence MIVAATAFAATSSSAARAIATAIPERPRAPSLVLPRPGSVAPVAPAALPVPRGPYQPETVAAPLFHAAMAALNRHGGRVKGDRIGIVDFSASSSQPRLHLVDLENRKVTSLHVAHGSGSDPAHTGWLQRFSNRPGSNASSEGAFLTSDYYFGAHGRSQRLVGLDPTNSNALERAIVVHGAWYAEPNMIGAHGKLGRSQGCLAVGDSLLNRAFDHLGEGRLIYAAKLG; translated from the coding sequence ATGATCGTTGCAGCGACCGCGTTCGCAGCGACCTCCTCCTCTGCCGCCCGCGCCATTGCCACCGCGATTCCGGAAAGGCCGCGTGCCCCTTCGCTGGTGCTTCCGCGCCCGGGTTCCGTGGCCCCCGTCGCACCTGCGGCGCTTCCCGTGCCGCGTGGGCCCTATCAACCCGAAACGGTCGCAGCGCCGCTGTTCCATGCCGCCATGGCGGCGCTGAACCGGCATGGCGGGCGCGTGAAGGGAGACCGAATCGGCATCGTCGATTTCTCGGCATCGTCCTCGCAGCCGCGTCTCCATCTGGTTGACCTTGAAAACCGCAAGGTCACGTCGCTGCATGTCGCGCATGGCAGCGGGTCCGATCCCGCGCACACCGGCTGGCTCCAGCGTTTTTCGAACCGGCCCGGGTCAAACGCGAGCAGCGAAGGCGCGTTCCTCACTTCGGACTATTATTTTGGCGCGCACGGTCGTTCACAGCGGCTTGTCGGTCTTGATCCCACCAACAGCAATGCGCTCGAACGCGCGATCGTTGTCCATGGGGCCTGGTATGCCGAACCGAACATGATCGGTGCGCATGGCAAGCTCGGCCGTAGCCAGGGCTGCCTTGCGGTGGGGGACAGCCTGCTTAACCGCGCATTCGACCATCTCGGCGAAGGACGCCTGATCTACGCCGCCAAGCTCGGTTGA